A genome region from Mycobacterium florentinum includes the following:
- a CDS encoding NUDIX hydrolase, translated as MPIPDFIVELRRAIGHAPLWLTGVTAVTIHDRKVLLVKRSDNGAWTAVTGILEPGEDPADCAVREVLEEADVHARAVRLAWVHVLPPTVHPNGDHAQYLDLVFRMDWLSGEPFAADDECTEARWFDLDELPPMTDNMRRRIELSARDDDRTVFDTQ; from the coding sequence GTGCCGATCCCCGACTTCATCGTCGAGCTGCGTCGCGCGATCGGCCATGCGCCGTTGTGGTTGACCGGGGTCACCGCCGTCACGATTCACGACCGCAAGGTTCTGCTGGTCAAGCGGTCCGACAATGGCGCCTGGACAGCGGTGACCGGCATTCTGGAGCCCGGCGAAGACCCGGCGGACTGCGCTGTTCGGGAAGTGCTCGAAGAAGCCGACGTCCACGCGCGGGCGGTCAGGCTCGCATGGGTCCACGTGTTGCCGCCGACCGTGCACCCCAACGGTGATCACGCCCAGTATCTGGATCTCGTATTCCGGATGGACTGGCTTTCCGGCGAACCGTTCGCGGCCGACGACGAGTGCACCGAGGCGAGGTGGTTCGACCTCGACGAGCTGCCGCCGATGACAGACAACATGCGCCGGCGCATCGAGTTGAGCGCGCGAGATGACGACCGAACCGTCTTCGATACGCAATAG